In one Solanum dulcamara chromosome 1, daSolDulc1.2, whole genome shotgun sequence genomic region, the following are encoded:
- the LOC129879924 gene encoding protein ROH1-like has translation MPATDYQGVTASFSTFGRSILSLRRDQQVHFMESGGHEGTSQELELEAFQKEVAEHFNDLASADSDQLLSIPWIHKLLDVFLSCQEQFKSIVSKNKGLLNKSPADRYVMEYFERSVKALDVCNAIRDGIELIRQWQKQLEIVYYALDNQRSIGEGQIRRSMKALIDLAIGMLDEKESNTSVAHRNRSFGRNNAQKDHSSLSQFRSLSWSVSRNWSAAKQLQAIGQNLVAPKTNEIIATNGLAVAVFTMSYVLYFVMWTLVAAIPCQDRGLQTHFHVTRQFIWAAPVLSLHERILEESRKRERRNACGLLREINKIEKCARHMNELTDTIHFPLSEEKEGEVKQRVQELGLVYSGLKDGLGPLERQVREVFHRIVRSRTEGLDSIG, from the coding sequence ATGCCAGCTACAGATTATCAAGGGGTAACTGCATCTTTCTCAACCTTTGGGAGGTCTATTCTGAGTTTACGTCGCGATCAACAAGTACATTTTATGGAATCTGGTGGTCATGAGGGAACTAGCCAAGAGCTTGAGCTTGAAGCTTTTCAAAAGGAAGTAGCTGAACATTTCAATGATTTGGCATCAGCTGACTCTGATCAGCTTCTTTCAATTCCTTGGATTCACAAACTATTGGATGTGTTCCTTTCTTGCCAGGAACAGTTTAAGTCCATTGTGTCAAAGAATAAGGGGTTGTTGAATAAATCCCCTGCTGACCGTTACGTAATGGAATATTTCGAAAGGAGTGTGAAAGCTTTAGATGTGTGTAATGCGATACGAGATGGGATTGAGTTGATCAGGCAATGGCAGAAGCAGTTGGAGATTGTTTATTATGCATTGGATAACCAGAGGAGTATTGGGGAAGGTCAAATTCGTCGTTCCATGAAAGCTTTGATTGATTTGGCAATTGGAATGCTTGATGAAAAAGAGTCTAATACGAGTGTTGCTCATAGAAACAGATCATTTGGACGAAACAATGCTCAAAAGGATCATAGTTCGTTGAGTCAATTTCGATCATTGTCATGGAGTGTATCGCGGAATTGGTCTGCTGCTAAGCAACTTCAAGCAATTGGGCAAAACTTAGTTGCTCCCAAAACTAATGAAATTATTGCCACCAATGGATTAGCTGTAGCTGTTTTTACAATGAGTTATGTGCTTTACTTTGTAATGTGGACGCTTGTGGCTGCAATTCCCTGCCAAGACCGTGGCCTTCAGACACATTTTCATGTTACTAGGCAATTCATTTGGGCTGCTCCAGTTCTCTCCCTCCATGAGAGGATTTTGGAGGAGTCAAGAAAGAGGGAGCGTAGAAATGCTTGTGGATTGTTGAGGGAGATTAATAAGATTGAGAAATGTGCGCGCCACATGAATGAATTGACCGATACCATTCACTTCCCCCTTTCAGAGGAAAAGGAAGGGGAAGTTAAGCAAAGAGTTCAGGAGCTTGGACTAGTCTACTCTGGTCTAAAAGATGGATTAGGCCCTTTGGAGCGTCAGGTAAGAGAAGTGTTTCACAGAATTGTTCGAAGCAGGACTGAAGGGCTCGACTCTATTGGATGA
- the LOC129879938 gene encoding uncharacterized protein LOC129879938, with product MDTKMKSKAAKVADEFARQSPKNPVGLSFQPTETDTMFIFTAHLKGCTQGNVKVDPNEDGTKLEVKCKKSVQQTVTVGNNVIKKDVVNINFTDSLKIPDGVIVDRIENNFNEETSILTIKMPKRIKEPELATQTSSENLPSTATRATFQEDKGAADSESAYPKGQVEIHGAKDEVPGKETKIANDKLECTNLKDEQKDDKVCEKENGIQKEEDKVPKRSKICVPVIVGSTIFLSLVVFVIHFMRKKKQPGKRKE from the exons ATGGATACAAAAATGAAATCCAAGGCAGCAAAAGTTGCAGATGAATTCGCCAGACAGTCTCCGAAAAATCCAGTTGGCCTTTCCTTCCAGCCTACCGAAACAGACACTATGTTTATCTTCACTGCTCATTTGAAAG GTTGTACGCAAGGAAACGTAAAGGTTGATCCTAATGAGGACGGGACTAAACTGGAGGTAAAATGTAAGAAGTCGGTCCAACAAACTGTAACGGTCGGGAATAACGTGATCAAGAAAGATGTAGTAAATATAAACTTTACAGATTCTTTGAAGATTCCAGATGGGGTAATCGTGGATCGAATTGAAAACAACTTCAATGAGGAAACCTCCATTCTGACTATTAAAATGCCAAAGAGAATAAAGGAGCCAGAGCTTGCTACACAGACCAGCTCGGAAAATTTGCCTTCTACAGCTACAAGAGCAACATTTCAAGAAGATAAAGGAGCAGCTGATTCAGAATCTGCATATCCAAAAGGACAAGTCGAAATACATGGTGCTAAAGATGAAGTTCCCGGAAAGGAAACCAAAATAGCTAATGATAAACTTGAATGTACAAATTTGAAAGATGAGCAAAAAGATGATAaagtttgtgaaaaagaaaatggaattCAAAAAGAGGAGGACAAAGTGCCTAAGAGGAGCAAGATATGTGTTCCTGTAATTGTTGGCTCAACTATATTTTTATCTCTAGTTGTCTTTGTGATTCAtttcatgagaaaaaagaaacaacctggaaaaagaaaagaatag